Proteins encoded by one window of Amaranthus tricolor cultivar Red isolate AtriRed21 chromosome 4, ASM2621246v1, whole genome shotgun sequence:
- the LOC130810456 gene encoding UTP:RNA uridylyltransferase 1: MNGGDDTPLSSQFHLQPPQQPSNNGGEFLLRLVQNRNQHQQPYLPHNIVNPSHTLPSDPAVAAVGPTIPLSFSSNHQHQHQLQNQHHFHSPPFSVAPQNQNPKFSFQGFPRQNVSSSHTASFYPAPHHHFEHLRRQPQQQQQQQQTLGLIAGNSSSFSNNPLEEESLRLKELQLGLSNERDMGFGLPGRRINGMDPNHQIDPRGNWVSGSGEQRRSGQPPGISSKKGNQRWDFDDFNNVTGEKSNSSSELRRNNNSKSYEKERRFLGRDNGNGLSKQLDRPGFPSGSSLHSVPTSDVEQSFQNLQNGLVGEEVEQNDIKDLSEQLVDSVLGENQSEDNNLVGAKKKNFRDKDFRSDARGKWILSQRMRNSRRLIECRRDIDRLDAHFTKIYESLIPVEEEKAKQKQLLTSLETIVCKEWRGAKLYLYGSCANSFGVLKSDIDLCLAIDDQDIDKSEILLKLADILQAGNFHEVQALTRARVPIVKLKDPETGISCDICINNVLAVVNTKLLRDYAEIDVRLRQLAFLVKHWAKSRGVNETYQGTLSSYSYVLMCIHFLQQRSPPILPCLQSMNTTYSVTVDNIECTFFDEVEKLRDFGFQNKEKISKLLWGFFNYWAYCHDYANQVISVRTGCLLSKQEKDWTRRVGNDRHLICIEDPFETSHDLGRVVDKYSIRVLREEFERAAEIMQYDPNPWVALFQPYIPR; encoded by the exons ATGAACGGCGGCGATGATACACCCTTATCGTCCCAATTCCATCTACAACCGCCGCAACAACCCTCTAATAATGGTGGAGAATTTCTTCTGCGTCTTGTTCAAAATCGAAATCAACATCAACAACCGTACCTTCCTCACAATATTGTAAACCCTTCTCACACTCTTCCTTCTGATCCCGCCGTCGCCGCTGTGGGACCTACAATTCCGTTGTCCTTTTCTTCCAATCATCAGCATCAACATCAActtcaaaatcaacatcattttCATTCGCCGCCTTTTTCTGTTGCGCCTCAAAACCAAAACcccaaattttcttttcaagggtTTCCTCGGCAGAATGTTTCTTCTAGTCATACGGCGTCATTTTATCCTGCTCCTCATCATCATTTTGAACACTTACGTCGTCAACCACAAcagcagcaacaacaacaacaaacactgGGTTTGATTGCTggtaattcttcatcattttctaATAATCCTCTTGAAGAAGAAAGTTTAAGATTGAAGGAATTACAATTGGGTTTATCGAATGAACGTGAcatgggttttggtttaccgGGTAGGAGGATTAATGGTATGGATCCAAATCATCAGATTGACCCGCGTGGGAATTGGGTTTCTGGATCAGGTGAACAAAGGCGTTCAGGTCAGCCACCGGGTATTTCAAGTAAAAAGGGTAATCAAAGGTGGGattttgatgattttaacaATGTGACTGGGGAAAAGAGTAATTCTTCTAGTGAATTGAGGAGGAATAATAATAGCAAGAGTTATGAAAAAGAGAGGAGATTTCTGGGTAGAGATAATGGGAATGGACTTAGTAAGCAACTTGATCGCCCTGGTTTTCCTTCTGGCAGTAGTTTGCATTCTGTTCCGACTTCAGATGTGGAACAGTCTTTTCAGAATTTGCAGAATGGGTTGGTTGGTGAAGAGGTAGAGCAGAATGATATTAAAGATCTGAGTGAACAACTTGTTGATTCTGTTCTTGGAGAGAATCAGTCTGAAGACAATAATCTTGTTGGTGCTAAGAAGAAAAACTTCCGTGATAAA gATTTTAGATCAGATGCTAGAGGAAAATGGATCCTTTCACAAAGAATGAGGAATTCTAGAAGGTTGATTGAATGTCGAAGAGATATAGATAGATTGGATGCACACTTTACTAAAATTTATGAGTCCCTTATACCAGTGGAAGAGGAAAAGGCAAAGCAAAAACAGCTGCTGACATCGTTGGAGACTATTGTTTGCAAGGAATGGCGAGGTGCCAAGTTGTATTTGTATGGATCGTGTGCCAACTCTTTTGGAGTTTTGAAAAGTGACATTGATTTATGCCTTGCCATTGATGATCAAGATATTGACAAGTCCGAAATTTTGCTGAAACTTGCTGATATTTTACAGGCAGGAAATTTTCATGAGGTGCAA GCACTTACCCGTGCAAGAGTTCCCATAGTAAAGCTTAAGGATCCAGAGACAGGGATCTCGTGTGACATTTGCATAAACAACGTCTTAGCTGTTGTAAATACAAAGCTGCTTCGTGATTATGCTGAAATTGATGTGAGACTAAGGCAGTTGGCATTCTTGGTGAAACACTGGGCGAAGTCTAGAGGAGTCAATGAAACCTATCAGGGAACACTGTCTAGCTACTC GTATGTACTGATGTGCATTCATTTCTTACAACAGCGTAGTCCTCCCATCCTTCCATGCTTGCAG AGCATGAACACAACGTATTCAGTGACGGTTGATAATATTGAATGCACTTTCTTTGATGAAGTTGAAAAACTTCGTGATTTTGGTTtccaaaataaggaaaaaatttCCAAGTTATTGTGGGGATTCTTTAATTATTGGGCTTATTGTCACGATTATGCAAATCAAGTCATATCAGTTCGCACCGGGTGCCTCCTCAG CAAGCAAGAGAAAGATTGGACAAGAAGAGTTGGAAACGATCGACATTTGATATGTATAGAGGATCCGTTTGAGACATCCCATGATCTGGGACGAGTGGTGGACAAATACAGCATTAGAGTCCTACGAGAAGAATTTGAACGAGCAGCTGAGATCATGCAGTATGATCCCAATCCATGGGTAGCACTTTTTCAGCCATACATTCCTAGATGA